One Brassica napus cultivar Da-Ae chromosome C4, Da-Ae, whole genome shotgun sequence genomic region harbors:
- the LOC106380971 gene encoding receptor like protein 27-like, with product MNSSLKILDLALNHFEGPVPTPPLSINLFSAWDNSFTGNIPLSVCNRSSLVILDLSYNNLTGPISGCLSNLKDSIVVLNLRKNNLEGSIPDMLYNGSLLRTLDVGYNQLTGKLPRSLLNCSSLRFVSVDNNKIKDTFPFWLKALPGLQVLTLRSNKFYGPISLPAEVPLAFPKLRILEISDNNFTGSLPPNYFVNWKASSLETNDDGRIYMGDYNNAYYIYEDTMDLQYKGLFMEQGKVLTSYATIDFSGNRFEGQIPESIGLLKALIALNLSNNGFTGHIPLSLENVTELESLDLSGNKLSGTIPKGLARLSFLAYISVAHNQLIGEIPQGPQFGGQAESSFEGNAGLCGLPLQGSCCAPPPTQ from the coding sequence ATGAATTCATCGTTGAAGATATTAGATTTGGCTTTAAACCATTTTGAAGGACCAGTTCCTACTCCACCACTCTCTATCAACCTCTTTTCTGCATGGGACAATAGTTTCACAGGAAACATACCTCTTTCGGTTTGCAACCGGAGCTCGCTGGTTATTCTTGATCTCTCCTACAACAACTTAACCGGTCCGATTTCTGGATGTTTGAGTAACCTCAAAGACTCTATCGTTGTCTTGAACCTCAGGAAGAACAACTTGGAAGGAAGTATTCCAGATATGCTCTACAATGGTTCGTTGCTGCGGACACTTGACGTAGGCTACAATCAATTAACTGGCAAGCTTCCAAGGTCTCTTCTGAATTGCTCTTCGCTAAGGTTTGTAAGTGTGgacaacaacaaaatcaaaGACACATTTCCTTTCTGGCTCAAGGCTTTGCCTGGTTTACAAGTCCTTACCCTTCGTTCAAACAAATTTTATGGCCCTATATCTCTTCCTGCTGAAGTTCCTCTTGCGTTTCCCAAGCTGCGCATACTTGAAATATCGGATAACAACTTTACAGGAAGCTTGCCACCAAATTACTTTGTGAATTGGAAAGCATCATCACTCGAGACGAATGATGATGGAAGAATATATATGGGAGACTACAACAACGCTTATTATATCTACGAAGATACCATGGACTTGCAATACAAAGGTCTATTCATGGAGCAAGGAAAGGTCCTCACTTCCTATGCCACCATCGATTTTTCTGGAAACAGATTTGAAGGACAGATTCCTGAATCCATTGGTCTTTTGAAGGCACTGATTGCTCTCAACTTATCAAACAATGGATTTACAGGTCATATTCCTCTGTCTTTGGAAAATGTTACAGAGCTCGAGTCACTTGACCTGTCAGGAAACAAACTCTCGGGGACTATTCCTAAAGGACTTGCGAGACTTTCATTTTTGGCGTACATAAGTGTGGCTCATAACCAGCTCATAGGCGAAATACCACAAGGACCACAGTTTGGTGGGCAAGCTGAATCATCATTTGAAGGGAATGCAGGTCTATGTGGTCTTCCTCTCCAAGGAAGTTGCTGTGCGCCACCACCGACACAATAG